One genomic region from Haloarcula taiwanensis encodes:
- a CDS encoding molybdenum transporter produces MPIQRREFIAAIGTGALAATAGCAQSGESSGQTEAAAESGGGSQPGVSGETLTLTTTTSTYDTGLLDEIHPDFEEMYGVSVDAVAQGTGAALESARNGDSDIVMVHARGLEDEFMRNGYGVNRRDLMFNDFVIVGPESDPAGIQGMGSATEALTAIAESEAQFVSRGDNSGTHTKELNLWEAAGTEPGGDWYQETGTGMGEALNIANQQGAYTLSDRGTYISQRSEIDLVILVQGPIEDGPEILANPYGIMAVNPGIHDNANYDLAMAYIGWITSPDTQDAISNYQVNGEQLFFPEAVSENPDFQQYVPEGWSSNSSDE; encoded by the coding sequence ATGCCGATACAACGAAGAGAGTTCATTGCGGCGATAGGGACCGGGGCGTTAGCAGCTACCGCCGGGTGCGCCCAGTCCGGGGAAAGCAGTGGCCAGACCGAAGCGGCAGCGGAGTCCGGAGGGGGCAGTCAGCCAGGCGTGTCGGGCGAGACCCTGACGCTTACGACGACAACAAGCACGTACGACACGGGCCTGCTTGACGAGATTCACCCCGATTTCGAAGAAATGTACGGGGTGTCCGTCGACGCGGTCGCACAGGGGACCGGTGCGGCCCTCGAGTCGGCCCGTAACGGTGACTCGGACATAGTGATGGTTCACGCCCGCGGCCTCGAAGACGAGTTCATGCGCAACGGGTACGGGGTCAACCGCCGAGACCTGATGTTCAACGACTTCGTCATCGTCGGGCCTGAAAGTGACCCGGCAGGGATTCAGGGCATGGGCTCGGCGACCGAGGCGCTGACTGCTATCGCCGAGTCGGAGGCCCAGTTCGTCTCACGCGGGGACAACTCCGGCACCCATACGAAGGAACTCAATCTCTGGGAGGCCGCGGGGACCGAGCCGGGCGGGGATTGGTATCAGGAGACCGGGACTGGGATGGGGGAGGCACTGAACATCGCCAACCAGCAAGGCGCGTACACGCTCTCGGACCGCGGGACGTACATCTCCCAGCGCTCGGAGATCGACCTCGTTATTCTGGTGCAGGGGCCAATCGAAGATGGACCAGAAATCCTCGCAAACCCATACGGGATTATGGCAGTCAACCCCGGCATCCACGACAACGCGAACTACGACCTGGCGATGGCATACATCGGGTGGATTACCAGCCCAGACACCCAGGACGCGATTTCGAACTATCAGGTCAACGGGGAGCAGTTGTTCTTCCCTGAAGCCGTCTCCGAAAACCCAGACTTCCAGCAGTACGTTCCAGAAGGCTGGAGTAGCAACTCGTCTGACGAGTAA
- a CDS encoding phosphoribosylformylglycinamidine synthase I, translating into MTIAVIQFGGSNCDRDSVQALESLDFDAELVWHEDGLPEDIDGVVLPGGFSYGDYLRAGAMAARSPIMAEVREAASEGTPVLGICNGAQIGCESSLTPGAFTTNESARFQCEHVHLRVENADTPWTSQYEEGEVVELPIAHGEGRYEISDERLDELETEGRILFKYCDENGDVTPEANPNGSKHSVAGVTGEAEHVAVMMPHPERATLSDLGRTDGQGVLAGFAE; encoded by the coding sequence GTGACTATCGCCGTCATCCAGTTCGGCGGCTCGAACTGCGACCGTGACTCCGTCCAAGCGCTAGAGTCGCTGGACTTCGACGCCGAACTCGTCTGGCACGAAGACGGGCTTCCCGAGGACATCGACGGCGTTGTCCTCCCCGGCGGCTTCTCCTACGGCGATTACCTCCGTGCCGGCGCGATGGCCGCCCGCTCGCCCATCATGGCAGAAGTCCGCGAAGCCGCGAGCGAAGGAACGCCGGTGCTTGGCATCTGCAACGGCGCACAGATCGGCTGTGAGTCATCGCTGACTCCCGGCGCGTTCACGACGAACGAGAGCGCTCGCTTCCAGTGTGAACACGTCCACCTGCGCGTCGAGAACGCCGACACGCCCTGGACCAGCCAGTACGAAGAGGGAGAAGTCGTGGAGCTCCCCATCGCTCACGGCGAGGGTCGGTACGAGATTTCCGACGAACGGCTGGATGAACTCGAAACCGAGGGCCGGATCCTGTTCAAGTACTGCGACGAGAACGGCGATGTCACACCCGAGGCGAACCCGAACGGCTCGAAGCACAGTGTGGCCGGCGTCACCGGCGAAGCCGAACACGTCGCTGTCATGATGCCCCATCCGGAGCGGGCAACACTGTCGGACCTCGGTCGGACTGACGGCCAGGGCGTGCTCGCGGGCTTCGCCGAGTAA
- a CDS encoding phosphate ABC transporter ATP-binding protein — protein sequence MLEVTDVSHAYGANDVFRDLSVGVNPGEVVAVIGPSGVGKTTLLRLLAFSLEPDQGTITFDGTDVWAVDEATRLSLRRRIGMVFQEASLFDAPVARNVEYGLRVRRSWAARLRHELQSVVRSNGTADAVCEALDVVGLREKMDQHADSLSGGEAQRVSFARALAYNPDLLLLDEPTSDLDPRNTAVIEDAIAEARNRGIGVVVATHDMHQAERVADRVAVLLNEQITEIAPTEEIFQNPSDHRTRKFISGELVY from the coding sequence ATGCTCGAAGTCACGGACGTGTCCCACGCCTACGGGGCCAACGACGTGTTCAGAGACCTCTCTGTCGGGGTCAATCCCGGAGAGGTCGTCGCCGTCATCGGCCCGTCGGGCGTCGGGAAGACGACGTTGCTCCGACTGCTCGCGTTCTCACTGGAACCGGACCAGGGGACGATCACCTTCGACGGCACGGACGTGTGGGCCGTCGACGAGGCGACACGGCTGTCGTTGCGCCGACGCATCGGAATGGTGTTTCAGGAGGCGAGCTTGTTCGACGCGCCGGTCGCTCGGAACGTCGAATACGGGCTTCGAGTCCGCCGGTCGTGGGCCGCCCGACTCCGGCACGAACTCCAGTCGGTAGTTCGCTCGAACGGCACCGCGGACGCCGTTTGTGAGGCCCTCGATGTTGTCGGGCTACGCGAGAAGATGGATCAACACGCGGACTCACTCTCGGGCGGGGAGGCACAGCGGGTGTCGTTCGCCCGTGCGCTGGCCTACAACCCGGACCTGCTCCTGCTCGACGAGCCGACATCGGACCTCGACCCGCGAAACACCGCAGTTATCGAGGACGCGATTGCAGAAGCTCGGAACCGGGGTATCGGTGTCGTGGTGGCGACACACGATATGCACCAGGCGGAGCGGGTCGCCGACCGGGTCGCAGTGCTACTCAACGAGCAGATAACCGAAATTGCCCCGACAGAAGAGATTTTCCAGAACCCGTCGGACCACCGCACACGGAAGTTCATCTCCGGCGAACTGGTCTACTGA
- a CDS encoding molybdenum ABC transporter permease: MAVVDLPFRDGYVSSITYVSLYVSIIAVTLSTLFSIPIAIVMGLSDFHGKQFVKSVINTGMGFPSVVVGLVVLFTVSNQGPLGELELIFTKEAMIMSQFVLATPPITAISLAAISSVDDNVRDAAHVLGGTRLDVALVVLKEARYGIATAVLAGFGRAISEVGSVLIVGGNITSASGISKTRTLTTAIQLEARQGQYETAMILGAVLVTLVLTINAIVIRLGDQGVQR; this comes from the coding sequence ATGGCCGTGGTCGACCTTCCGTTCCGGGACGGCTACGTGTCGAGTATCACGTACGTGTCGCTGTACGTGAGCATTATAGCTGTGACGCTGAGCACGCTGTTCAGCATCCCGATTGCTATCGTGATGGGGCTGTCCGACTTTCACGGCAAGCAGTTCGTGAAGTCAGTCATCAACACGGGGATGGGGTTTCCCAGCGTGGTCGTCGGCCTCGTCGTGCTGTTCACCGTCTCGAACCAGGGGCCGCTTGGGGAGTTGGAGCTGATATTCACCAAAGAGGCGATGATCATGTCACAGTTCGTCCTCGCGACGCCGCCGATTACCGCCATCAGTCTCGCCGCCATCAGTAGCGTCGACGACAACGTCCGCGACGCCGCACACGTCCTCGGCGGAACACGCCTCGACGTGGCGCTGGTCGTGCTCAAGGAAGCCCGATACGGTATCGCAACGGCAGTGCTTGCGGGCTTTGGCCGCGCCATCAGCGAAGTCGGGTCCGTGCTCATCGTCGGCGGGAACATCACGAGCGCGAGCGGCATCTCGAAAACACGGACGCTGACGACCGCGATTCAACTCGAAGCCCGGCAGGGACAGTACGAGACGGCGATGATTCTCGGGGCCGTGCTGGTCACGCTCGTGTTGACGATCAACGCTATTGTCATCCGACTCGGCGATCAGGGGGTCCAGCGATAA
- a CDS encoding phosphoribosylformylglycinamidine synthase: MTAFTATVTVRLKRGVLDPEAETTQRSLERLGFELNDLRSADVFELDLDADSTEDAAERAEEMAQRLLANPTIHDYDIEVTETE; the protein is encoded by the coding sequence ATGACTGCCTTTACCGCGACCGTCACAGTCCGGCTCAAGCGGGGCGTCCTTGACCCCGAGGCCGAGACGACCCAGCGCTCGCTGGAACGCCTCGGCTTCGAGCTGAACGACCTCCGTTCGGCGGACGTGTTCGAACTGGACCTCGACGCCGACAGCACCGAGGACGCGGCCGAACGCGCCGAGGAGATGGCCCAGCGACTCCTCGCGAACCCCACGATCCACGACTACGACATCGAGGTGACTGAGACAGAATGA